Proteins from a genomic interval of Zingiber officinale cultivar Zhangliang chromosome 1B, Zo_v1.1, whole genome shotgun sequence:
- the LOC121981844 gene encoding cytochrome P450 93A3-like translates to MEEAELQCFTVPILLVLVISLLLLIGRRQRRILRLPPSPVGLPIIGHLHLLSQIPHQSFHTLSQRHGDLLHLRLGSVPCLVASSASSAREILRTQELAFSDRLQFKIASYFAYGGSGFVFAPYGPYWRFMKKLCMSAFLGGRMLDLFLPIRRDELIALAQSLYDKSKEGRTTVDVSGELSRFVNNVISRMTMSRRSSKSEGESEEIRKMVDEMIDLMGKFNLADYIGIFKFWDLQGLDKRMEDVRRQFDNMMETILKEKEASKGKLGDGIKDFLDILMDTSKDSCAEVKLTKENIKAFVFDVFAGGTSSSVTAMEWALAELINHPNILQKARDEIDMVVGKKRLVAESDVPNLPYLQAVIKESLRLHPVFPLIIRKSIRESKIKGYDVPANTAVFINTWTIGRDPAQWSEPLEFRPERFTEEGRKTVDFRGQHFELIPFGSGRRACPGSFLALQLLQSALGMMIQCFDWGADGGETVDMAEGLGMTLARGRALLCTLAPRLNPLPLE, encoded by the coding sequence ATGGAAGAAGCAGAGCTCCAGTGCTTCACCGTTCCCATCCTGCTCGTCCTAGTAATTTCATTGCTACTCCTCATCGGCCGGCGCCAGAGGCGAATCCTCCGGCTGCCACCAAGTCCAGTCGGCCTGCCGATAATCGGCCATCTGCATCTCCTTTCTCAGATCCCCCACCAATCCTTCCATACGCTCTCTCAGCGCCACGGCgaccttctccacctccgcctcGGCTCCGTGCCCTGCTTGGTTGCCTCCTCTGCTTCTTCAGCCAGGGAGATATTAAGGACGCAAGAGTTGGCCTTCTCCGACCGCCTTCAGTTCAAGATCGCGAGCTACTTCGCCTACGGCGGCTCCGGGTTCGTCTTCGCGCCTTACGGTCCCTACTGGAGGTTCATGAAGAAGCTTTGTATGTCGGCATTCCTCGGTGGCCGGATGCTTGACCTGTTCCTCCCTATCCGGCGCGATGAGTTGATAGCGCTGGCTCAATCTTTGTACGACAAGTCCAAGGAAGGAAGAACCACCGTCGACGTGAGCGGTGAGCTTTCAAGGTTCGTCAACAATGTGATCTCCCGGATGACGATGAGCCGCCGATCCTCCAAATCTGAGGGAGAGTCAGAGGAGATCAGGAAGATGGTGGATGAGATGATTGATTTGATGGGCAAGTTCAATTTGGCAGATTATATTGGAATCTTCAAATTTTGGGATTTGCAAGGTCTAGATAAGAGGATGGAGGACGTCCGCCGGCAGTTCGATAACATGATGGAGACGATCTTGAAGGAGAAGGAGGCTTCGAAGGGAAAACTAGGAGATGGAATAAAGGATTTTCTGGATATATTGATGGATACCTCAAAGGATTCTTGCGCAGAAGTGAAACTGACAAAGGAGAACATAAAAGCCTTCGTGTTTGATGTCTTCGCCGGTGGAACCAGCTCCTCGGTCACTGCCATGGAATGGGCACTGGCGGAGCTCATCAACCATCCAAACATCCTGCAGAAGGCGCGAGATGAGATCGACATGGTAGTCGGTAAGAAAAGGCTGGTGGCTGAGTCCGACGTGCCCAACCTCCCGTACTTGCAGGCTGTCATCAAAGAATCGCTAAGGCTGCACCCCGTCTTCCCTCTAATCATTCGGAAATCTATCAGGGAGAGCAAGATTAAAGGTTACGACGTTCCGGCAAACACGGCGGTCTTCATCAATACCTGGACCATTGGGAGGGACCCGGCGCAGTGGTCGGAACCACTGGAGTTCCGGCCAGAGAGGTTCACGGAAGAGGGAAGGAAGACGGTGGATTTCAGGGGTCAGCACTTCGAGCTGATACCGTTCGGGAGTGGGCGGAGAGCTTGTCCAGGGTCGTTCCTAGCGCTGCAACTTCTACAATCTGCGCTCGGAATGATGATACAGTGCTTCGATTGGGGGGCGGACGGCGGAGAGACTGTGGACATGGCTGAAGGACTGGGCATGACACTCGCCAGGGGAAGAGCTTTGCTTTGCACGTTGGCGCCGCGCTTAAATCCGTTACCGTTGGAATAA